Proteins encoded together in one Lathyrus oleraceus cultivar Zhongwan6 chromosome 5, CAAS_Psat_ZW6_1.0, whole genome shotgun sequence window:
- the LOC127081776 gene encoding uncharacterized protein LOC127081776 — protein MEDFIETQTHSRIKSMMEHFVATQTLQNEEFRKISLYTNETLTQLNIVGESLVTHNEALKTQISLLAQTSLGPFPEKHMDVVTITSEKFTENPKESDNEGGLGDKRVEIEKEPPTPPEREVIKEVDKEALCVVPPPYKSPIPFPRRSMEVKVDPKSERYEELLENIHTNAPIFEILNKKRKLEDRETRELISIKRGKLDFEVVDEKVEPKPEKVALRIEPEPPS, from the coding sequence atggaggatttcattgaGACGCAAACTCACTCTAGGATAAAATCTATGATGGAACACTTTGTGGCTACACAAACTCTTCAGAATGAAGAATTTAGAAAAATAAGTCTCtataccaatgaaacccttaCGCAACTGAACATTGTGGGTGAGTCCCTCGTCACTCACAACGAGGCATTGAAGACTCAAATCTCCCTGCTTGCGCAGACATCTCTAGGACCATTCCCAGAGAAACATATGGATGTTGTAACAATCACCAGTGAAAAATTTACCGAAAATCCTAAGGAGAGCGATAATGAGGGGGGTTTAGGTGATAAAAGAGTAGAGATTGAGAAAGAACCACCGACACCACCCGAGAGGGAGGTTATCAAAGAGGTAGATAAGGAAGCACTATGTGTTGTTCCTCCTCCCTATAAATCACCAATTCCTTTCCCGCGAAGGTCTATGGAAGTTAAGGTAGACCCTAAATCCGAAAGGTATGAGGAGCTATTGgaaaatatccacaccaatgcacCTATATTTGAGATCCTGAATAAGAAGAGAAAATTAGAAGACCGTGAAACTAGGGAACTCATTAGTATTAAAAGGGGAAAGTTAGACTTTGAGGTAGTGGACGAAAAAGTTGAACCCAAACCTGAAAAGGTAGCTCTCAGGATAGAGCCAGAACCACCATCATAA